A genomic window from Sporosarcina sp. Marseille-Q4063 includes:
- a CDS encoding Mrp/NBP35 family ATP-binding protein, producing the protein MINEQEARELVGQLKDPFLHKSLAETDGISEVSINVEKEHISVKLALAKVNTAEQLPFQMKVVDLLKGAGAKSVGIRFEELPQEVLDKFRGTATESEAQDILSPLSNVEFISIASGKGGVGKSTVSVNIAVALARLGKKVGLIDADIYGFSVPDMMGVTKMPIVRGERIIPVERLGVKVISMGFFVEDNAPVVWRGPMLGKALDQFFRDVEWGDLDYLFLDLPPGTGDIALDIHQMLPTSKEIIVTTPHPTAAFVAARAGAMALQTDHELLGVIENMSWFESEVTGEREYVFGKGGGTRLAEELRTDLIGQIPLGQPDWNEEDFAPSVYAEDHPIGMIYTEIANRILQKTNK; encoded by the coding sequence TTGATCAATGAACAAGAAGCACGTGAATTAGTAGGTCAGTTAAAAGATCCGTTTTTACATAAATCACTTGCAGAGACGGATGGAATAAGCGAAGTGTCAATTAACGTTGAAAAAGAGCATATCAGCGTCAAGCTAGCACTTGCCAAAGTGAATACTGCGGAACAATTACCGTTTCAAATGAAAGTTGTCGACCTTTTAAAAGGCGCGGGTGCAAAATCTGTTGGAATTCGCTTTGAAGAACTACCGCAGGAAGTTCTAGATAAGTTTCGTGGAACGGCAACAGAGTCGGAAGCGCAAGATATATTATCGCCATTAAGTAATGTAGAGTTCATCTCAATTGCGTCGGGTAAAGGCGGAGTTGGAAAATCAACTGTATCGGTTAATATAGCGGTTGCACTTGCTCGGCTCGGGAAAAAAGTTGGGCTAATCGATGCGGATATTTATGGATTTAGTGTTCCAGACATGATGGGTGTCACAAAAATGCCGATTGTTCGCGGAGAGCGAATTATTCCGGTTGAACGTCTTGGCGTCAAAGTCATTTCAATGGGCTTTTTTGTGGAAGATAATGCGCCGGTCGTATGGAGAGGCCCAATGCTCGGAAAAGCACTGGACCAATTTTTCCGTGATGTTGAGTGGGGAGATCTCGATTACTTATTCTTAGACTTGCCACCTGGAACTGGGGATATCGCGCTTGATATTCATCAAATGCTTCCTACATCGAAAGAGATTATCGTTACAACACCGCATCCAACAGCAGCATTTGTAGCTGCACGTGCGGGGGCTATGGCGCTTCAAACAGATCATGAATTATTGGGTGTTATAGAAAACATGTCTTGGTTCGAATCTGAAGTAACCGGCGAACGTGAATATGTTTTCGGAAAAGGCGGAGGCACACGATTAGCTGAAGAGCTTCGAACTGATTTGATCGGTCAAATTCCGCTTGGACAGCCAGATTGGAATGAAGAAGATTTCGCTCCATCTGTTTATGCAGAGGACCATCCAATTGGAATGATTTACACAGAGATTGCAAATCGCATTTTGCAAAAAACGAATAAATAA
- a CDS encoding N-acetylmuramoyl-L-alanine amidase translates to MKRWGLLGFIFFCTLGIVIYGVQASDNVFFMPEELAGVKVVIDPGHGGLDGGASSGDIVERDITLSISHEVAKRLKKKGATVVMTREKSGDALAEHAPGDQFPTIRSRKLADLKLREDITVNEDPDVFISIHVNAIPQEKWRGAQVFYHKGGDPGGEFLAKAIQNSFRTNLKNTDREALSMSGVYLLKHAPMPAVLVETGFISNPEERALLTDKGYQGKVADAIVEGISAFLNAEEM, encoded by the coding sequence GTGAAGAGGTGGGGATTACTTGGATTTATCTTTTTTTGCACGCTTGGAATTGTTATTTACGGGGTACAGGCATCGGATAATGTTTTCTTTATGCCTGAAGAACTTGCAGGTGTGAAAGTTGTGATTGACCCTGGGCACGGAGGATTAGACGGTGGTGCATCATCGGGCGATATTGTAGAACGTGATATTACGCTTAGTATTTCACATGAAGTTGCTAAACGATTGAAGAAAAAAGGTGCGACGGTTGTCATGACACGGGAAAAAAGTGGTGACGCATTAGCGGAACATGCGCCGGGAGACCAATTTCCAACTATACGATCACGGAAGCTCGCGGATTTAAAATTACGCGAAGATATTACGGTGAATGAAGACCCAGATGTTTTTATTAGCATTCATGTAAATGCGATTCCGCAAGAAAAATGGCGTGGCGCTCAAGTTTTTTATCATAAGGGCGGTGATCCCGGCGGGGAGTTTCTTGCAAAAGCTATTCAAAACTCTTTTCGCACCAACTTGAAAAATACAGATCGTGAAGCACTATCAATGAGCGGTGTCTATTTGTTGAAACATGCACCAATGCCAGCGGTCCTCGTTGAGACAGGGTTTATATCGAATCCAGAAGAGAGGGCGCTTCTCACTGATAAAGGCTATCAAGGAAAAGTTGCAGATGCGATTGTCGAGGGAATTTCGGCCTTTTTAAATGCTGAAGAAATGTAA
- a CDS encoding rhodanese-like domain-containing protein — protein MKEITPVEVKELLESGEPLNLVDVREDDEVAEGIIPGAIQIPLGEVAERVGELDKSKSYIIICRSGGRSGRATEFLGEAGYDAANMTGGMLEWDGETK, from the coding sequence ATGAAGGAAATTACACCGGTTGAGGTAAAAGAATTGTTGGAAAGCGGCGAACCATTGAATTTGGTAGATGTTCGCGAGGATGATGAAGTAGCCGAAGGAATTATACCAGGAGCTATTCAGATCCCATTAGGAGAGGTTGCAGAGCGTGTAGGCGAGCTCGATAAGTCAAAGTCTTACATCATCATTTGTCGTTCAGGTGGACGCAGTGGACGTGCAACAGAGTTTCTAGGAGAAGCTGGGTATGATGCAGCCAATATGACGGGCGGCATGCTTGAATGGGATGGCGAAACAAAGTAA
- a CDS encoding DUF421 domain-containing protein, protein MIFRTTGAFIALLILARILGKKQLSQLTFFHYITGIAFGSIAAEIAGQTDVKFLNGITSLIWWAVLTLLASFISLKSSNLRIVLDDQPAIVIKEGAIMENAMKKERLHINDLMMMLREQSIFTLQDVHYAILETNGELSVMKKITQQGATKQDVKASTTAPKYLPTELISDGKVRKKNLAELSLTEEWLMKELRKKGVESADQVFLAQIQDDGTLFVEMKNPSR, encoded by the coding sequence ATGATTTTCAGGACGACAGGTGCTTTCATAGCGCTCTTGATTTTGGCGCGAATTCTTGGTAAAAAACAACTGAGTCAGCTAACTTTTTTTCACTATATCACAGGCATTGCATTTGGTTCAATTGCGGCAGAAATTGCAGGTCAAACGGATGTAAAGTTTTTGAATGGGATAACTTCGTTAATATGGTGGGCCGTGCTGACTTTGCTTGCGAGTTTTATTTCGCTTAAGTCGAGTAATTTAAGAATCGTATTGGATGATCAACCGGCCATTGTGATAAAAGAAGGCGCTATTATGGAAAATGCGATGAAGAAAGAACGTTTGCATATTAATGACTTGATGATGATGCTGCGCGAGCAATCGATTTTCACTCTCCAGGATGTCCACTACGCCATTTTAGAAACAAATGGTGAATTAAGTGTCATGAAAAAGATTACGCAACAAGGGGCAACAAAACAAGACGTTAAGGCATCTACGACAGCTCCGAAATACCTTCCGACAGAACTCATTTCAGACGGTAAGGTGAGGAAGAAAAATCTGGCGGAATTGAGTTTAACAGAAGAGTGGCTCATGAAAGAACTGCGCAAAAAAGGCGTAGAGTCTGCCGACCAGGTATTTCTTGCGCAAATCCAAGATGACGGCACTTTGTTTGTTGAGATGAAAAACCCGAGCAGATAA
- a CDS encoding ABC transporter ATP-binding protein has product MLEVQIEKKLPHFLVDVNLTVEEEILVLFGPSGSGKTTILNAIAGLDHPDAGRIILNGQTFFCANAKPLPTQQRNIGYLFQDYALFPHMTVEKNIEYGVKKMDAETRIEQLVSTLGIKHLQRKYPHQISGGEKQRVALARALATEPSLLLLDEPLSALDSKTRLECQDELKRLHEIWKIPFIIVTHDMQEAEKLGDKIIFLESGLIEKTVDNRSGEMIS; this is encoded by the coding sequence ATGCTTGAAGTTCAAATTGAAAAGAAATTGCCCCATTTTTTAGTGGATGTTAATTTGACAGTAGAAGAGGAGATTCTCGTGTTATTTGGGCCGTCTGGATCCGGGAAAACGACCATTCTAAATGCGATTGCAGGTTTGGATCATCCCGATGCTGGAAGAATAATCTTGAATGGGCAAACCTTCTTTTGTGCAAATGCAAAACCATTGCCTACGCAGCAACGTAATATCGGGTATTTGTTTCAAGATTATGCGCTTTTTCCTCATATGACTGTGGAGAAAAACATTGAGTACGGCGTTAAAAAGATGGATGCCGAAACGCGTATTGAACAATTAGTCAGCACTTTGGGAATCAAGCATTTGCAAAGAAAGTATCCCCATCAAATTTCGGGCGGTGAAAAGCAAAGAGTGGCACTTGCACGAGCACTTGCTACCGAGCCATCCCTGTTATTACTTGATGAACCTTTATCGGCTCTTGATTCGAAGACGCGATTGGAATGTCAGGATGAACTGAAACGGCTGCATGAAATATGGAAGATTCCATTCATTATCGTTACGCATGATATGCAAGAAGCGGAGAAACTGGGAGACAAAATCATCTTTCTTGAAAGCGGATTAATTGAAAAAACTGTTGATAACAGAAGTGGGGAAATGATTAGTTGA
- the modB gene encoding molybdate ABC transporter permease subunit — MYVTDYSPLLLSLKVAGISTFFVFIFGVFFAHLFSRKKFFGKSVIESLFMLPLVLPPTVVGFGLLILFGKNGFIGSWLLNWFDFQVVFTWIGAVIASIVVSFPLMYQSAAAAFESLDARMENAARTMGASNWRVFWTISFRLAWPGLLAGLVLSFARGLGEFGATLMLAGYIPGKTDTIPMAIYFAVESGQMEKATFWVVIIVALGFSTIMWLNWWSKRNIERYKNDNA, encoded by the coding sequence ATGTACGTGACCGATTATTCACCATTATTATTGTCATTAAAAGTAGCGGGCATCTCCACTTTTTTTGTTTTTATATTTGGCGTGTTCTTTGCGCATTTATTTTCGCGCAAAAAGTTTTTCGGGAAAAGTGTTATCGAATCATTATTCATGTTGCCGCTTGTATTGCCGCCGACTGTTGTTGGTTTTGGGCTGCTTATTTTATTCGGCAAGAATGGTTTTATTGGCAGTTGGCTGTTGAATTGGTTTGACTTTCAAGTTGTATTTACTTGGATTGGTGCTGTGATTGCGTCGATTGTTGTTTCTTTTCCGCTGATGTATCAAAGTGCGGCGGCGGCGTTTGAAAGTTTGGATGCAAGAATGGAGAACGCGGCGCGGACGATGGGTGCGTCGAATTGGCGCGTATTTTGGACGATATCCTTTCGACTTGCTTGGCCAGGACTCCTTGCGGGACTTGTCTTATCCTTTGCGCGCGGACTCGGAGAATTTGGCGCTACGTTAATGTTGGCGGGTTATATTCCAGGAAAAACAGATACAATTCCGATGGCGATCTATTTTGCTGTTGAGTCGGGTCAAATGGAAAAGGCAACTTTCTGGGTCGTCATTATCGTTGCGCTTGGATTTAGCACGATTATGTGGTTGAACTGGTGGAGTAAAAGGAATATTGAACGTTATAAAAATGATAATGCGTAA
- the modA gene encoding molybdate ABC transporter substrate-binding protein produces MKKVIYFFVLVCLVLVPIGCTPEDKEEKTTLMISAAASLTDVLNELKPVFEDEYPSIELTFNFGGSGKLAQMIIQGAPSDVFLSASESDMDRLQVEDLILKETRVDFAENELVLIANKEQPVKVSSFNDINSAGVDHLAIGEPESVPVGRYTKQVLEGLNLWDSLQGSLVLGSDVRQVLTHVEMGNADAGIVYASDALRSEKVTIVATADSDWHEPIMYPGAVVSDTSNPDEAKEFLVFLASEKGQELLHKHGFK; encoded by the coding sequence ATGAAAAAGGTTATATATTTTTTTGTTTTGGTATGTTTGGTTCTAGTACCTATCGGTTGTACGCCTGAGGACAAAGAGGAAAAAACCACTTTGATGATTTCAGCGGCGGCTAGTTTGACGGATGTGTTGAATGAGCTGAAGCCTGTGTTTGAAGATGAATATCCATCTATCGAACTGACCTTTAATTTCGGAGGTTCGGGTAAATTAGCGCAAATGATTATTCAAGGTGCGCCTTCTGATGTGTTTTTGTCAGCGAGCGAAAGCGATATGGATAGGCTGCAGGTTGAAGATTTGATACTGAAAGAAACGCGTGTGGACTTCGCTGAAAATGAGCTGGTGTTGATTGCAAATAAAGAACAACCGGTTAAGGTTTCTTCATTCAATGATATTAATTCGGCGGGCGTAGATCATTTAGCGATTGGTGAACCTGAAAGTGTGCCTGTGGGCCGTTATACAAAGCAAGTGCTTGAAGGTTTAAATCTATGGGATTCATTGCAAGGGAGTTTGGTGTTGGGTTCGGATGTGCGGCAAGTGTTGACGCATGTCGAGATGGGGAATGCGGATGCGGGGATTGTTTATGCGAGTGATGCGTTACGATCGGAAAAAGTAACGATAGTGGCTACGGCTGATTCGGATTGGCATGAACCAATCATGTATCCTGGCGCGGTTGTTTCGGATACATCTAATCCCGATGAAGCTAAGGAATTTTTAGTGTTTCTCGCGAGTGAAAAAGGACAAGAATTATTACATAAACATGGATTCAAATAA